A genomic stretch from Antarcticibacterium flavum includes:
- a CDS encoding P-loop NTPase fold protein — protein MEFKDLSIKEESKRFKEHLILENNNRIILSGIFGIGKTYFIDNFFKANSNEFIVIKLNPVNYSVSQNEDIFELIKFDIGYQLFKENPNFEKIEINKLLATEFFVRQNFEDIIESLANNLSKLDHRLNSIVRPILNLKDKIQGFKEQNEIDEEKDLIDFLKEFKLKKGTFREENSITELINILLQTLKENFSEKKTVLVIDDLDRIDPEHIFRILNIFSAHFDYYELNGENKFGFDKVILICDIDNIRGIFHNQYGTDIDFSGYIDKFYSLEIFEYNFSNILISSLEKFFRSINSNDKSIVAHIINNSSNYYTKELSFLLGYFINSNTLSMRSLVNFLKIDYRPNGYVIKTGSSHKIYTKDTPIFLVFEILIKLFGGLENFKFAVEKTIKKFPIIEMSTYNDYWNQRLGNLIMLLEYNKTNLKPQSDTQKFYDLEIGVKINYEINPTDYGIVGKAQQIGEASPDSPFLELRSILNYRIKYFQILKKALLVYERIPKQIE, from the coding sequence ATGGAATTTAAAGATTTATCAATAAAAGAAGAATCGAAAAGATTTAAAGAACATTTAATTTTAGAAAACAACAATAGAATAATTCTATCTGGAATTTTTGGGATTGGAAAAACTTACTTTATAGATAATTTTTTTAAGGCTAATAGCAATGAATTCATTGTAATAAAATTAAATCCTGTTAATTATTCTGTCTCCCAAAATGAGGATATTTTTGAATTAATCAAATTCGATATTGGATATCAGTTGTTCAAAGAAAATCCCAACTTTGAGAAAATTGAAATCAACAAACTTTTAGCCACAGAATTTTTTGTACGGCAAAATTTTGAGGATATCATCGAATCCTTAGCAAATAATCTTTCAAAACTTGATCACAGACTTAACTCAATTGTTAGACCAATTTTAAATTTAAAAGATAAAATTCAAGGTTTTAAAGAACAAAACGAGATTGATGAGGAAAAAGATTTAATAGATTTTCTCAAAGAATTTAAACTTAAGAAGGGAACATTTCGGGAAGAAAATTCAATAACCGAATTGATCAACATACTTCTTCAGACTTTAAAGGAAAATTTTTCAGAAAAAAAGACTGTCCTAGTAATTGATGACTTAGACAGAATAGATCCTGAGCATATTTTTAGAATTTTAAATATCTTCTCAGCGCATTTTGACTACTACGAATTAAATGGTGAAAATAAATTTGGTTTTGACAAGGTTATTTTAATATGTGATATTGATAACATTAGAGGAATTTTTCACAATCAATACGGAACAGATATTGACTTTTCTGGGTACATTGATAAGTTCTATTCTTTAGAAATCTTTGAGTACAATTTTTCCAATATTTTAATTTCCAGCCTTGAGAAGTTTTTTAGAAGTATAAATTCCAACGACAAGAGCATTGTAGCCCATATAATTAATAATAGCAGTAATTATTACACTAAAGAATTATCATTCTTACTGGGTTATTTTATTAATTCAAACACTTTAAGTATGAGGTCCTTAGTTAACTTTTTAAAAATAGATTATCGCCCCAATGGATATGTTATAAAAACAGGTTCGTCTCATAAAATTTACACCAAGGATACACCTATTTTTTTAGTATTCGAAATTCTAATAAAGTTATTTGGTGGTCTGGAAAACTTCAAATTTGCTGTGGAAAAAACAATAAAAAAATTTCCAATCATAGAGATGTCAACCTATAATGATTATTGGAATCAAAGATTAGGAAATTTAATAATGCTTTTGGAGTACAATAAAACAAATTTAAAACCACAGTCAGATACTCAGAAATTTTATGATTTGGAAATAGGAGTAAAAATAAATTATGAAATTAATCCTACGGATTATGGAATAGTAGGTAAAGCTCAACAAATTGGTGAAGCCTCACCGGATTCCCCGTTTTTAGAATTACGTAGTATTCTAAATTACAGAATAAAATATTTTCAAATCTTGAAAAAAGCACTATTAGTTTATGAACGCATACCTAAACAAATTGAATAA
- the istB gene encoding IS21-like element helper ATPase IstB has protein sequence MNNNQTIEKLKQMRLGAMAQLHHQYVNNNQLNDITADEYLALLADHEWEDRENRKIDRLFKQANFRQKASLAEVNYTSSRNLDKNMFVRLGSLDFISRRENVILTGASGVGKSYLAQALGHQACLMGYKTVYSNTARLFKKFKLCKVDGTYLKELNKLLKADLLILDDFGLQAFDNHARETLMDIIDDRYNKTSTILSSQIPVSAWYDIIGEGTIADAILDRIVNSSHRIDLKGESLRKGVLKNE, from the coding sequence ATGAATAACAATCAAACTATTGAAAAATTAAAACAAATGCGATTGGGTGCTATGGCCCAGCTACATCATCAGTACGTGAACAACAATCAACTAAACGATATTACTGCCGATGAATACCTGGCACTACTGGCAGACCACGAATGGGAGGATCGCGAGAACCGAAAGATTGACCGTCTTTTTAAACAAGCAAACTTCAGGCAGAAAGCAAGTCTTGCTGAAGTGAACTACACCTCCAGTCGTAATCTGGATAAGAATATGTTTGTACGCCTGGGATCCTTGGACTTTATAAGCAGAAGAGAAAATGTGATTCTCACCGGTGCCTCCGGTGTTGGTAAAAGCTATTTAGCCCAGGCTTTAGGCCACCAGGCTTGCCTTATGGGGTATAAAACTGTATACTCAAATACAGCCCGCCTTTTTAAAAAATTTAAACTTTGTAAAGTTGATGGAACCTATCTTAAAGAACTCAATAAACTCCTTAAAGCAGATCTACTCATCCTTGATGACTTTGGACTTCAGGCCTTCGATAATCACGCAAGAGAGACCTTAATGGATATTATAGATGACCGCTACAATAAAACATCTACTATACTATCCTCTCAAATACCGGTATCTGCATGGTACGATATTATTGGAGAAGGAACTATTGCTGATGCGATCCTGGACAGAATTGTAAACTCATCTCACAGGATAGATCTCAAAGGAGAATCATTAAGAAAAGGAGTTTTAAAAAACGAGTAA
- a CDS encoding ATP-dependent nuclease → MSEEQIKHPRLHKLIIKNFRSIGENPVEIELDDIVVLVGANNAGKSSILKAYELVMSEGSKQCELSIEDFPNHKIVEDKYPEIELHTIVYDKSPGEKWIFETEDREKLIKEKWTWNNIGKPTRYGFDVAKNDWADAADKIKVPWGAPNVANSRRPKPHIVEAFASPEEQTKQVISILVSILNERVTTMKEDDDEKSTFRTLLDTVKDLQKNIVEQSQEQINKIQEELSKYVGKVFPNYEVEFDAKPEENIESTINFFKANPQLLIGPTNGFKSPIERQGSGARRTLLWTALRIVAENKKSKADINRPNVLLLDEPEICLHPNAIRESCDLLYSLPKNDNWQVMVTTHSPQFIDISRDNTTIIRVERNLDGEVFGTTIFRPDRAKLTEDDKVNLKLLNVYDPYVGEFFFGGKIIIVEGDTEYSAFRHIIAKDKEKFQDVHIIRARGKATIVSLCKILNQFGANYSVLHDSDTPTCMRKGKSIVNPAWTNNTKILEETSKGNGRIKLVSSIPHFEGAYYNDELKSEKPYTAISMIKDNPDVLKSVETLLSNLCDLTTDLPNNAINWNKIDELKIRFEE, encoded by the coding sequence ATGAGCGAAGAACAAATTAAACATCCAAGATTACATAAGTTAATTATTAAGAATTTTAGGAGTATTGGTGAAAATCCAGTCGAAATTGAGTTAGACGATATTGTAGTTTTAGTTGGAGCCAACAATGCAGGTAAAAGTAGTATTCTAAAAGCATATGAACTTGTGATGAGCGAGGGCTCGAAACAATGTGAATTAAGTATAGAAGACTTTCCAAACCACAAAATTGTTGAAGACAAATATCCTGAAATTGAGCTTCATACAATCGTTTATGATAAAAGTCCTGGAGAAAAATGGATTTTCGAAACTGAGGACAGGGAAAAACTAATTAAAGAAAAATGGACTTGGAATAATATTGGAAAACCTACACGCTACGGTTTTGATGTTGCCAAAAATGACTGGGCAGATGCGGCCGATAAAATAAAAGTGCCCTGGGGCGCACCAAATGTTGCAAACTCAAGAAGACCTAAACCTCACATCGTGGAGGCATTTGCATCACCAGAAGAACAAACCAAACAGGTAATTAGTATCTTGGTTTCTATACTAAATGAGCGAGTTACAACAATGAAAGAAGATGATGATGAAAAATCAACATTTAGGACTCTTCTCGATACTGTAAAAGATTTACAGAAAAACATCGTAGAACAATCACAAGAACAGATAAACAAAATTCAAGAAGAATTATCAAAATACGTAGGTAAAGTTTTTCCAAATTATGAAGTCGAGTTCGATGCTAAACCAGAAGAAAATATTGAAAGTACGATTAATTTTTTTAAAGCTAACCCCCAACTTTTAATCGGTCCAACTAACGGTTTCAAATCCCCAATTGAAAGACAAGGTAGCGGAGCAAGAAGAACATTGCTTTGGACGGCTCTAAGAATAGTTGCTGAAAACAAAAAATCTAAAGCAGATATTAATAGACCAAACGTATTATTATTGGACGAACCAGAAATTTGTCTTCATCCGAATGCAATTAGAGAATCTTGCGATTTATTATATTCATTACCAAAAAATGATAATTGGCAAGTTATGGTAACAACTCATTCGCCTCAATTCATTGATATTTCAAGAGATAACACTACAATTATTAGAGTTGAAAGAAATTTAGATGGCGAAGTTTTCGGAACAACTATTTTTAGACCGGATAGAGCAAAATTGACAGAAGATGACAAAGTAAATTTAAAACTCCTTAATGTTTATGACCCGTATGTTGGAGAATTCTTTTTTGGGGGTAAAATTATAATCGTAGAAGGAGATACAGAATATAGTGCTTTCAGACATATTATAGCGAAAGATAAAGAGAAATTCCAAGACGTCCACATAATAAGAGCTAGAGGTAAAGCTACCATTGTTTCATTATGCAAAATCTTGAATCAATTTGGCGCAAACTATTCTGTGCTTCACGATAGTGACACACCTACTTGTATGAGAAAGGGTAAATCCATAGTTAATCCCGCTTGGACGAATAATACAAAAATATTGGAGGAGACAAGTAAGGGAAATGGTAGAATTAAATTAGTTTCTTCAATACCACATTTCGAAGGAGCATATTATAATGATGAATTGAAAAGTGAAAAACCTTATACCGCGATTAGTATGATTAAGGATAATCCCGATGTTCTTAAAAGTGTTGAAACATTACTATCAAACCTTTGTGATTTAACCACGGATTTGCCCAATAACGCAATAAATTGGAATAAAATTGATGAACTTAAAATCAGATTTGAGGAGTAG